A genomic window from Tolypothrix sp. PCC 7910 includes:
- a CDS encoding type II toxin-antitoxin system prevent-host-death family antitoxin: MQQFSITEIQNIHSEVLNQAAVEPVLLTEESQPSYVIMSVENYEQLMNRLTQLEDLILGQQAQTALANSRMVGTETFTAELKRLAALDEHS; the protein is encoded by the coding sequence ATGCAACAATTTTCGATTACAGAAATCCAAAATATCCATAGTGAAGTATTAAATCAAGCTGCTGTTGAGCCTGTTTTACTCACAGAAGAATCGCAACCTAGCTATGTAATTATGTCGGTGGAAAACTACGAGCAATTAATGAACCGACTTACTCAATTAGAAGATTTAATTTTAGGTCAACAAGCTCAAACTGCACTCGCAAATTCGCGGATGGTTGGAACGGAAACTTTTACAGCAGAACTCAAGCGTCTGGCTGCGCTTGATGAGCATAGCTGA
- a CDS encoding type II toxin-antitoxin system RelE/ParE family toxin encodes MPKLDGLETVLDFLKGLQPKIAAQIAKKVMSLNVDPLPTDCKELSGYTGYYRVDSGEYRIVYRFDAEADLVEVILVGKRNDDEVYKQLKRLLG; translated from the coding sequence ATGCCAAAACTCGATGGTTTGGAAACGGTTCTTGATTTCCTCAAAGGTTTACAGCCTAAAATCGCTGCTCAAATCGCTAAAAAAGTGATGTCGCTGAATGTTGATCCTTTACCGACAGATTGTAAAGAATTAAGTGGTTATACAGGATATTATCGTGTAGATTCTGGAGAATATCGCATTGTTTATCGCTTTGATGCTGAAGCAGATTTAGTTGAAGTGATTTTAGTAGGTAAGCGTAATGACGATGAAGTTTATAAGCAACTTAAGCGTTTATTAGGCTGA